In a genomic window of Virgibacillus sp. SK37:
- the dhaL gene encoding dihydroxyacetone kinase subunit DhaL, whose translation MDHLQVNHVYQWMEITNDKIRKNKENLTTLDQAIGDGDHGINMARGFQEVMNKLDKENYEHVADMLKDIAMTLMSKVGGAAGPLYGTAFLKMSMSLKGQDATYANFSQAITEAVNGVKQRGKAEVGEKTLVDVWSAVADQLPKESQFSAELIVNTAQEAMETTKKMMATKGRAAYLKERSVGHLDPGSVSSFYLFEALTDVIREEE comes from the coding sequence ATGGATCATTTGCAAGTAAATCATGTATATCAATGGATGGAAATTACCAATGATAAAATCCGAAAAAATAAAGAAAATCTAACCACATTGGATCAGGCAATTGGAGATGGTGATCACGGAATTAATATGGCACGGGGATTTCAGGAGGTTATGAATAAATTAGATAAGGAGAATTATGAGCATGTGGCAGATATGCTGAAAGATATTGCCATGACACTAATGTCGAAGGTGGGTGGAGCAGCAGGCCCGTTGTATGGAACGGCATTTCTAAAAATGTCTATGAGCCTTAAAGGTCAGGATGCTACTTATGCCAACTTTTCTCAAGCAATAACAGAAGCGGTAAATGGTGTAAAGCAACGTGGTAAGGCAGAGGTCGGTGAAAAAACGCTGGTTGATGTTTGGTCTGCGGTAGCAGATCAATTGCCAAAAGAAAGTCAATTCTCTGCAGAGCTTATTGTAAATACGGCACAAGAAGCAATGGAGACCACCAAGAAAATGATGGCAACAAAAGGTCGTGCAGCATATTTGAAGGAAAGGTCTGTCGGGCACTTGGACCCAGGATCGGTTTCCTCCTTCTATTTATTTGAAGCATTAACGGATGTAATCAGAGAAGAGGAGTGA
- a CDS encoding PadR family transcriptional regulator yields MDNKVLRKLFLGFIQIHILHHAKEEPIYGSWMLEELHEHGYEMSAGTLYPILHGMEKDGLLTKSEKNVHGKIRKYYRATNKGEEVLEEARAKAFELFKEIK; encoded by the coding sequence GTGGATAATAAAGTATTACGTAAGCTTTTTTTAGGTTTCATACAGATACATATTTTACATCATGCCAAGGAAGAACCCATTTATGGCTCCTGGATGCTTGAAGAATTGCATGAACATGGATATGAAATGAGTGCAGGAACCCTTTATCCTATCCTTCATGGTATGGAAAAGGACGGGCTCCTGACTAAAAGTGAAAAAAATGTACATGGAAAGATTAGAAAGTATTATCGTGCCACGAATAAAGGGGAAGAGGTACTTGAAGAAGCAAGAGCCAAGGCATTTGAATTATTTAAAGAAATAAAATAA
- a CDS encoding MIP/aquaporin family protein: MSEFLAELVGTMILIIFGAGVVGGVVLKKSKAEGADWVVITIGWGLAVTMGVYAVGSFTGAHINPAVTLGFAAVGEFPWAKVPMYISAQLIGAIIGASIVFLAYLPHWSATKDKAAKLGVFATGPAIRSPFSNIVTEIIGTAVLLMGLMFIGANEFTEGLNPIIVGLLIVAIGMSLGGPTGYAINPARDLGPRIAHAILPIPGKGASDWKYAWIPVVGPVIGGIYGALLYQALFLGNLSIAFWISSVVIAVILVAATRSELQKDHAPAEIKEPIKN, from the coding sequence ATGTCAGAGTTTTTAGCTGAGTTAGTTGGCACAATGATCCTGATTATATTTGGGGCAGGGGTTGTTGGTGGAGTTGTACTTAAGAAGTCGAAAGCAGAGGGAGCTGATTGGGTAGTTATCACAATTGGATGGGGACTTGCCGTAACCATGGGCGTATATGCTGTTGGTAGCTTCACTGGGGCACATATTAATCCTGCAGTAACATTAGGCTTCGCAGCTGTTGGGGAATTTCCTTGGGCAAAGGTTCCTATGTATATCAGTGCACAATTAATCGGGGCCATTATTGGTGCAAGTATTGTCTTTTTAGCTTACTTGCCACATTGGAGTGCAACGAAAGACAAAGCAGCAAAATTAGGAGTGTTTGCAACTGGCCCTGCGATTCGCAGTCCGTTTTCCAACATAGTTACAGAGATTATTGGCACAGCCGTTTTATTAATGGGATTAATGTTTATTGGTGCAAATGAATTTACGGAAGGATTAAACCCAATCATCGTAGGATTACTCATTGTTGCCATAGGCATGTCATTAGGTGGTCCAACAGGGTATGCCATTAATCCGGCACGTGACCTTGGACCAAGAATTGCACACGCCATTCTCCCAATACCAGGAAAAGGTGCTTCTGATTGGAAATATGCTTGGATTCCTGTTGTGGGCCCTGTGATTGGAGGTATATATGGAGCCTTGTTATATCAGGCACTATTCTTAGGTAATCTTTCCATTGCCTTTTGGATATCAAGTGTTGTTATTGCTGTTATTTTAGTTGCTGCAACAAGAAGCGAACTGCAGAAGGACCATGCACCAGCAGAAATTAAAGAACCAATAAAAAATTAA
- the glpK gene encoding glycerol kinase GlpK yields the protein MNNKFILALDQGTTSSRAIIFNQKGEIVETAQKEFEQFFQHPGWVEHDANEIWNSVLACIAEALRKADIGPEQIAGIGITNQRETTVVWDKDTGKPVYKAIVWQSRQTEEICKELRGKGLNDLVRDKTGLLIDPYFSGTKVKWILDHVDGAREKADKGKLLFGTMDTWLVYKLSGGKVHITDYSNASRTLMFNIHDLKWDDELLEILSVPKSMLPEVRQSSEVYANTVDYHFFGHEIPIAGIAGDQQSALFGQACFEKGMAKNTYGTGGFMLMNTGDKAVKSENGLLTTLAWGVDGKVEYALEGSIFVSGSAIQWLRDGLKIIDSAPESEAYATRVDSTDGVYMVPAFVGLGTPYWDSDARGSFFGITRGTKREHMVRATLESLAYQSKDVLDAMIADSNIDLKTLRVDGGAVKNNFLMQFQSDILNVPVEVPEIQETTALGAAYLAGLAVGYWKDKEEIAKQWQNDKTFTSELEEDKRSELYEGWKKAVEATKAFKI from the coding sequence ATGAATAACAAATTTATTTTAGCTTTGGACCAGGGGACAACAAGTTCCCGGGCAATTATTTTCAATCAAAAAGGTGAGATTGTAGAAACAGCTCAAAAAGAATTTGAACAGTTTTTTCAGCATCCGGGTTGGGTGGAGCATGATGCGAATGAAATATGGAACTCCGTATTAGCTTGTATTGCAGAAGCATTAAGAAAAGCGGATATAGGTCCAGAACAAATTGCCGGTATCGGAATTACCAATCAACGAGAGACAACGGTAGTATGGGATAAAGACACAGGTAAACCAGTCTATAAAGCAATTGTTTGGCAATCCCGCCAGACAGAAGAGATTTGCAAGGAACTTCGTGGAAAAGGGCTTAATGATTTAGTAAGAGATAAAACAGGGCTGCTCATTGATCCTTATTTCTCCGGGACAAAGGTGAAATGGATCCTTGATCATGTAGATGGAGCAAGAGAAAAAGCAGATAAAGGTAAATTATTGTTTGGAACGATGGATACCTGGCTTGTGTATAAGCTTTCCGGCGGCAAAGTCCATATTACAGACTATTCCAATGCCTCCAGAACACTCATGTTTAATATCCATGATTTAAAATGGGATGATGAATTATTGGAAATACTATCTGTTCCAAAAAGTATGCTTCCTGAAGTACGTCAATCCTCAGAGGTATATGCAAATACTGTAGATTATCACTTCTTTGGACATGAAATTCCGATCGCTGGAATTGCTGGTGACCAGCAATCAGCTTTATTTGGTCAGGCTTGTTTTGAAAAAGGGATGGCCAAGAACACATATGGAACGGGAGGCTTCATGTTAATGAACACGGGTGATAAAGCAGTAAAATCCGAGAATGGTTTACTAACTACATTGGCATGGGGGGTTGATGGAAAAGTAGAATATGCGCTTGAAGGAAGTATTTTTGTTTCAGGATCAGCCATTCAATGGCTTCGTGATGGCTTGAAAATTATAGATAGTGCTCCAGAAAGTGAAGCTTATGCTACTCGTGTCGATTCTACAGATGGCGTCTATATGGTACCAGCATTTGTCGGTTTAGGTACACCTTATTGGGATAGTGATGCACGCGGTTCTTTCTTCGGTATAACAAGAGGAACAAAGCGAGAACACATGGTTCGTGCAACACTGGAGTCTCTTGCTTATCAGTCAAAAGATGTGCTTGATGCAATGATTGCTGATTCCAATATTGATTTGAAAACATTGCGTGTAGATGGTGGTGCGGTGAAGAATAATTTTTTAATGCAATTCCAGAGTGATATTCTAAATGTCCCTGTAGAAGTTCCTGAAATTCAGGAAACCACTGCACTTGGTGCAGCATATCTTGCAGGATTGGCTGTAGGTTATTGGAAAGACAAAGAAGAAATTGCTAAACAATGGCAAAATGATAAAACGTTTACAAGTGAGCTAGAAGAGGATAAGCGTAGTGAGTTATATGAAGGTTGGAAAAAGGCTGTCGAAGCAACAAAAGCATTTAAGATATAG
- a CDS encoding ABC transporter permease, with translation MNVQRIHAIFEKDIKDFMKNMMLITMPLIPIVLSLMYTRFSDGESLPISMLYIIVGATYSAVTSSIMMTMMAEENEKKTLRGLVQSPASYVDILVGKSLVVALISFTSLIISLLIVGIDPFLNLKDMISLLLLFIFFLLLGIGIGLFSKSVASTSAYIMPVMFLFGFTPMIEALGIDKESIISQVASVFPLMQAIQVHEDNSWVSLGIIAIWSIGAAVFAYTCFKKTTTDD, from the coding sequence ATGAATGTTCAACGGATTCATGCCATTTTTGAAAAAGATATAAAAGATTTCATGAAAAATATGATGTTAATCACTATGCCTTTAATTCCCATTGTATTGTCTCTCATGTATACACGATTTAGTGACGGAGAATCATTGCCCATTTCCATGTTATACATCATTGTTGGAGCAACGTATTCAGCTGTTACTTCCAGTATTATGATGACGATGATGGCTGAGGAGAATGAAAAAAAGACATTACGTGGACTGGTTCAATCCCCAGCATCGTATGTAGATATTCTTGTCGGTAAGAGTCTTGTCGTGGCGTTAATTAGCTTCACTTCGCTAATTATATCCCTTCTGATTGTGGGAATAGATCCATTTCTTAACCTTAAGGACATGATTTCATTGTTGTTATTGTTCATCTTCTTTTTATTGCTTGGCATAGGAATAGGATTATTCTCCAAGTCGGTTGCCTCGACTTCTGCTTATATTATGCCTGTCATGTTTTTATTCGGATTCACTCCAATGATTGAAGCTCTTGGTATTGATAAAGAGAGTATTATCTCGCAAGTGGCAAGTGTGTTCCCATTAATGCAGGCCATTCAGGTACACGAGGATAATTCCTGGGTATCTTTAGGTATTATCGCTATTTGGAGTATTGGTGCAGCAGTATTTGCATATACTTGCTTCAAGAAGACAACAACAGATGATTAA
- the dhaM gene encoding dihydroxyacetone kinase phosphoryl donor subunit DhaM, whose protein sequence is MAYAGIVLISHSSKVVEGIKDIIRQVNQDVVIELAGGTDDGEIGTSIDKILEAINNADTGNGVLLLYDLGSAKMNAEMAIEMAEGKDIKMTEAPLVEGAYVASVEAGMGKSVEEITATLEKNFNLN, encoded by the coding sequence ATGGCATATGCTGGAATTGTACTCATTTCCCACAGCTCAAAGGTGGTAGAAGGAATAAAGGATATCATCAGACAAGTCAATCAGGACGTCGTCATTGAGCTTGCAGGCGGAACAGATGACGGAGAGATTGGTACGAGTATAGATAAAATTCTTGAAGCTATTAATAATGCAGACACTGGCAATGGCGTCCTGTTGCTCTACGACCTTGGCAGCGCAAAAATGAATGCAGAAATGGCAATTGAAATGGCAGAAGGAAAAGATATAAAAATGACTGAAGCCCCATTAGTGGAGGGTGCATATGTAGCATCTGTGGAAGCAGGTATGGGTAAATCTGTAGAGGAAATAACAGCGACTCTTGAGAAAAATTTTAATTTAAATTAG
- the chrA gene encoding chromate efflux transporter translates to MQKGSLRTLWEILLASTKLGLTSFGGPVAHLAYFKEEYIDRRKWLDDRTYADIIAICQFLPGPASSQVGISIGMLRGGLLGGLVSWFGFTIPSVIVLILFALMYQTFTLEDASFIHSLKIVAAAVVLHALIGLGKKLTPDKTRLAIAIIAASIMLLFPTAWMQILIILGAGLVGLKLFSHNAATNVQPFQINISKKLGLTSLGILISLLILLPILNRFTDNPLVTIFDTFFRVGSLVFGGGHVVLPMIERELVPTGFLTANEFLAGYGMAQAVPGPLFTFSSYLGTMMEGVLGAVVATVGIFLPSFLLIIAALPFLNELRKRASFQGILMGVNASVVGILLAAFYDPVIKSSILSASDFALAVILFGLLNIWKVPAWLIVIIGVVVGYVLQVLTI, encoded by the coding sequence ATGCAAAAAGGTAGTCTCCGTACACTATGGGAGATTTTACTAGCATCAACCAAACTGGGTTTAACATCCTTTGGAGGGCCAGTCGCTCATTTAGCATACTTCAAGGAAGAATATATTGATCGCCGTAAATGGCTAGATGACCGAACCTATGCAGACATCATAGCCATTTGTCAGTTTCTCCCTGGGCCTGCGAGTAGTCAGGTTGGCATATCTATTGGCATGCTCCGTGGCGGACTGCTTGGAGGGCTTGTGTCATGGTTTGGATTCACGATCCCATCAGTCATTGTCTTAATATTATTCGCTCTAATGTACCAAACCTTCACGTTAGAGGATGCCAGCTTCATCCATAGCTTAAAAATTGTCGCAGCAGCTGTTGTGCTTCACGCGCTGATTGGGTTAGGGAAGAAATTAACACCAGATAAAACACGGCTGGCAATAGCGATCATAGCTGCAAGTATCATGCTATTATTTCCTACCGCATGGATGCAGATTTTAATTATTTTAGGAGCAGGGCTTGTCGGTCTGAAATTATTTTCCCATAATGCTGCAACAAATGTGCAGCCGTTCCAAATAAATATTTCTAAGAAACTCGGGTTGACTTCTTTAGGTATTCTAATAAGTCTACTTATATTGTTGCCAATCCTAAATAGATTTACAGACAATCCACTCGTTACGATATTTGACACTTTCTTTCGAGTAGGCTCACTCGTATTTGGCGGTGGGCATGTTGTGTTGCCAATGATTGAACGCGAGCTAGTACCAACAGGCTTTCTAACAGCGAATGAATTTTTAGCCGGATATGGTATGGCCCAAGCTGTTCCAGGTCCCCTTTTTACCTTTTCCAGTTATCTCGGAACAATGATGGAAGGTGTGCTAGGGGCTGTAGTAGCAACAGTAGGAATATTTCTTCCATCCTTTTTGCTTATCATCGCAGCATTACCTTTTCTTAATGAATTGCGGAAACGTGCTAGCTTCCAAGGGATTCTTATGGGAGTCAATGCGAGTGTTGTAGGTATTTTACTAGCTGCATTCTATGATCCGGTAATCAAAAGCTCTATTTTATCTGCATCTGATTTCGCTCTTGCTGTTATCTTATTCGGTTTATTAAATATCTGGAAAGTGCCAGCATGGCTGATTGTAATTATCGGGGTAGTGGTTGGATATGTTTTACAGGTCCTAACGATATAA
- a CDS encoding LysR substrate-binding domain-containing protein: MDKLKKTRLGNALQLANSGIGITIVPQSVVENVSLSQKDNLYPLTDPAFKSHIVISFARDIKRSPATHEFIKMAQSVCHEDYSL, from the coding sequence ATTGATAAGCTTAAAAAAACGAGGCTGGGAAATGCGCTGCAACTAGCAAATAGTGGCATAGGAATAACCATTGTACCGCAATCTGTCGTGGAAAATGTTTCATTAAGTCAAAAGGATAATTTATACCCACTAACTGACCCTGCATTTAAAAGCCATATTGTAATAAGCTTTGCTCGAGATATTAAGCGTAGTCCCGCAACACACGAGTTTATTAAGATGGCACAAAGCGTTTGCCATGAAGATTATTCTCTTTAA
- the yfkAB gene encoding radical SAM/CxCxxxxC motif protein YfkAB — translation MQTKEQLKKITPSYDPWEAYMDVEDYGKMTLTNVEFTTTTLCNMRCAHCAVGYTLSQKDPDALPMELLVKRLDEVPHLRTLSITGGEPMMSKKSVRDYVVPLLRYAHERGIRTQINSNLTLPYSRYEEIIPYLDVLHISHNWGTEEEFAEVGFARMERKPTEENRKKYFARMVENSQRLAAEGVMVSAETMLNKSTFPYLEKIHNHVLEMGCARHEIHPMYPVDFGSALETLSLEEMRTAIKRLLDVRDPSTWMLFGTLPFYPCSSEQEDLELLKQLYKTNNVTIRNDPDGRSRLNVNIFNGDIIVTDFGDDDPALGNIQDTKLETAYEKWMDSSTAKSINCHCPAVKCLGPNILVKNTYYQETDFTKRKANISM, via the coding sequence ATGCAAACAAAAGAACAACTGAAAAAAATTACGCCAAGCTATGATCCGTGGGAAGCGTACATGGATGTAGAGGATTACGGGAAAATGACGCTGACCAATGTGGAATTTACTACAACAACACTGTGTAACATGCGTTGTGCTCACTGTGCTGTTGGTTATACACTAAGTCAAAAGGATCCAGATGCACTGCCAATGGAGCTATTGGTCAAACGGTTGGATGAAGTCCCACACCTACGTACCCTCTCGATTACGGGTGGTGAACCGATGATGTCTAAGAAATCGGTGCGTGACTATGTTGTTCCATTATTGCGCTATGCCCATGAACGTGGGATTCGCACACAAATAAACTCAAATTTAACCCTGCCTTATAGCAGGTATGAAGAAATTATTCCATATCTTGATGTACTACATATCTCTCACAACTGGGGGACAGAGGAAGAATTTGCCGAAGTTGGATTTGCTCGAATGGAGCGTAAACCAACAGAGGAGAATAGAAAGAAATACTTTGCACGTATGGTGGAAAATTCGCAACGGCTTGCCGCAGAAGGTGTCATGGTATCAGCAGAAACAATGCTGAATAAGTCCACCTTTCCCTATCTGGAAAAGATTCATAATCATGTATTGGAAATGGGCTGTGCCCGGCACGAAATTCATCCAATGTACCCTGTAGATTTCGGTAGTGCTTTAGAAACATTAAGCTTAGAAGAGATGCGTACAGCTATCAAGCGACTGTTGGATGTGAGAGACCCATCCACATGGATGTTATTCGGTACGCTTCCTTTTTATCCGTGTAGCAGTGAACAAGAGGACTTGGAGCTATTAAAGCAATTGTACAAAACCAACAATGTAACAATACGTAATGATCCAGATGGCCGTTCTCGTTTGAATGTCAACATTTTCAATGGCGATATTATTGTGACAGACTTTGGTGATGATGACCCGGCACTAGGAAATATACAAGATACGAAACTGGAAACTGCTTATGAAAAATGGATGGACTCCAGTACTGCAAAATCAATCAATTGCCATTGCCCAGCAGTTAAATGCCTAGGACCAAATATTTTAGTGAAGAACACCTATTACCAAGAGACCGATTTTACAAAGAGAAAAGCAAATATTTCTATGTAA
- the dhaK gene encoding dihydroxyacetone kinase subunit DhaK, with the protein MKKIINDSEQVVQDMIKGLVAAYPKQLKQVKGTNVIICKEAPVANKVGLVSGGGSGHEPAHAGYIGKGMLDAAVVGEVFTSPTPDQVLEAIKAVNSNAGVLLIIKNYTGDVMNFEMAAEMAEAEGIPVDKVIVNDDVAVENSTATTGRRGIAGTVFVHKIAGAMAEQGASLKEVKDVAEKVIAGVRSMGVATAACTVPAAGKPSFELAEDEMEIGIGIHGEPGIERKKLTSAAEIAKELTDKVLADIDYKDSEVAVMINGLGSTPEMELYIVNQTVQEILAEREIKVSHTFVGEYMSALEMAGCSVTLLKVDKELKGLLDAPSTALAFKM; encoded by the coding sequence ATGAAGAAAATTATTAATGACTCGGAGCAGGTTGTTCAGGACATGATTAAAGGCCTTGTTGCTGCTTATCCTAAACAATTAAAGCAAGTTAAAGGTACAAACGTAATTATTTGCAAAGAGGCACCAGTAGCTAACAAGGTTGGCCTTGTTAGTGGTGGGGGGAGTGGTCACGAACCTGCCCATGCTGGATATATAGGTAAAGGAATGTTAGATGCCGCTGTAGTTGGAGAAGTCTTTACCTCCCCAACACCGGACCAAGTGTTAGAGGCAATAAAAGCAGTCAATAGCAATGCTGGTGTGCTTTTAATTATTAAAAATTATACAGGGGATGTCATGAATTTTGAAATGGCTGCTGAAATGGCGGAAGCGGAAGGCATACCTGTGGACAAAGTTATTGTCAATGATGACGTCGCTGTAGAAAATAGCACAGCAACTACTGGCCGTCGTGGGATTGCGGGTACAGTTTTCGTTCACAAAATTGCTGGAGCCATGGCAGAACAAGGGGCCTCCTTGAAGGAAGTAAAGGACGTTGCCGAGAAAGTAATCGCTGGCGTACGGTCCATGGGGGTAGCAACAGCTGCATGCACAGTTCCTGCAGCTGGAAAACCGAGTTTTGAATTGGCAGAGGACGAAATGGAGATAGGTATTGGGATCCATGGAGAACCGGGAATTGAACGAAAAAAGTTAACATCGGCTGCTGAAATTGCGAAAGAATTAACAGATAAAGTATTAGCAGATATCGACTATAAAGACAGTGAAGTTGCTGTAATGATAAATGGATTAGGTTCCACACCAGAAATGGAGCTTTATATTGTAAATCAGACCGTACAAGAAATTTTGGCAGAGCGGGAAATAAAGGTGTCACATACATTTGTTGGTGAATATATGTCAGCATTAGAGATGGCAGGCTGTTCAGTGACATTATTAAAAGTAGATAAGGAGCTGAAAGGATTGCTTGATGCGCCTTCAACAGCACTCGCATTTAAAATGTAA
- a CDS encoding ABC transporter ATP-binding protein: MENSMEVKRLQKQYGQKTAIKDVSFHVEKGEIFGLLGPSGSGKTTMIKILTGELKQTDGKVTALGMDASDFSSAVYKSKIGILSDNSALYERLSIYDNLKLFCKLYGVSVSQIDGMLQEVNLYEERTTTVSKLSKGMKQRVMLAKALIHKPELVFLDEPTSALDPGNMAHIHRGLQKLNEAGTTIFLTTHNMEEATALCDRVAFLHKGELQELDSPSALRYKYSTHAFHVETVQGDRLVIENVPENANRIKELIGSGHVKAINTDHPTLGQVFLKVTGEELVS; the protein is encoded by the coding sequence TTGGAAAATAGTATGGAAGTAAAAAGGTTGCAAAAACAATACGGACAGAAAACCGCGATCAAGGATGTCAGTTTTCATGTGGAAAAAGGAGAAATTTTTGGTTTACTTGGGCCTAGTGGTTCAGGAAAAACAACAATGATCAAAATTCTAACAGGGGAACTCAAGCAAACGGATGGGAAAGTAACTGCGCTCGGGATGGATGCGAGCGACTTTTCAAGTGCTGTATATAAATCCAAGATTGGCATTCTGTCAGATAATAGTGCCTTATATGAGCGACTATCTATCTATGATAATCTGAAATTATTTTGTAAATTGTATGGTGTATCAGTTAGTCAAATTGATGGGATGCTGCAAGAGGTTAATTTATATGAGGAGCGCACAACAACTGTTTCGAAGTTATCGAAGGGAATGAAGCAGCGTGTGATGCTTGCGAAGGCACTCATCCACAAGCCTGAACTGGTATTTTTGGATGAACCGACCTCTGCGTTGGACCCTGGCAATATGGCACATATTCATCGTGGCTTGCAGAAGCTGAACGAGGCAGGAACGACTATTTTTCTGACCACCCATAATATGGAGGAAGCAACCGCATTATGTGATCGTGTCGCCTTTTTGCACAAAGGAGAGCTTCAAGAGTTAGATAGCCCGTCCGCGCTTCGATATAAGTATTCTACACATGCTTTTCATGTGGAAACAGTACAGGGCGATCGTCTTGTCATTGAAAATGTGCCTGAAAACGCCAACCGAATAAAAGAATTAATTGGAAGCGGCCATGTGAAAGCTATAAATACAGACCATCCTACACTAGGGCAGGTTTTTCTAAAAGTAACTGGAGAGGAGCTCGTTTCATGA
- a CDS encoding DUF4256 domain-containing protein, whose translation MTSSKKELSPDQKNELLETLQARFEKNMDRHQDLQWEEIQTKLETNPDKLWSLHEMERTGGEPDVVGQDTNTGEYVFFDCSPESPKGRRSVCYDRAALEARKKHKPENSAIDMATEMGIEMLTEEAYRKLQTLGEFDKKTSSWVQTPAAIREKGGAIFCDYRYGTVFVYHNGADSYYGARGFRGSLKV comes from the coding sequence ATGACAAGCAGCAAAAAAGAGTTATCACCTGACCAAAAGAATGAACTTCTAGAAACACTACAAGCTCGTTTTGAAAAGAATATGGACCGACACCAAGACCTTCAATGGGAAGAAATTCAAACAAAATTGGAAACCAATCCTGATAAATTATGGTCACTTCATGAAATGGAACGGACTGGCGGAGAGCCGGATGTTGTTGGACAGGATACGAATACGGGAGAGTATGTATTCTTTGATTGTTCACCGGAAAGTCCCAAAGGCCGTAGAAGTGTTTGTTATGATAGAGCAGCATTGGAAGCTAGAAAAAAACACAAGCCCGAAAATAGCGCAATCGATATGGCGACTGAGATGGGAATCGAAATGTTAACAGAAGAAGCCTATCGAAAATTACAGACATTAGGCGAATTCGATAAGAAGACCTCCAGTTGGGTCCAAACCCCTGCTGCTATTAGGGAAAAAGGCGGCGCAATTTTTTGCGACTATCGTTACGGAACTGTTTTCGTTTACCACAACGGCGCTGATTCCTATTATGGTGCAAGAGGTTTCCGCGGCTCGTTAAAGGTATAA
- a CDS encoding response regulator transcription factor: MTQFTINQEMTDSESLPSFDLKLEGTTVTTVYCDTEMQTEFVNALQKKGKASVFDQQEGLYHRLTVEDNIAFFHKWFNYKVPLPEVFVLFELQNCMKKPIHTCTDSEVRRVYYAKYLMSGAVPTVFREPLHGVDIKTTQTFITMLEKFKEQHIPVLILVSNMEHALLLGDIAYKLQQSGLQPIELEEDEVQQDKTSFQAPASANLFKVPAKVDDKMILFDPLEIDYIESQDGKAMMVINDASYPMESTLSEIEKKLEVYGFYRCHRSYIVNLQKVREIITWSKNTYSLRMDNRSQSTIPLSRTKIQDIQEKFSLK, encoded by the coding sequence ATGACACAATTTACAATTAATCAAGAAATGACTGACAGTGAATCACTCCCCTCTTTTGACCTCAAACTCGAAGGTACAACTGTTACCACGGTATATTGCGACACTGAAATGCAGACAGAGTTTGTAAATGCCTTACAGAAAAAAGGAAAAGCCTCTGTTTTTGACCAGCAGGAGGGCTTGTATCATCGGCTAACTGTTGAAGACAATATTGCTTTTTTTCATAAATGGTTTAACTACAAAGTTCCTTTGCCAGAGGTTTTCGTACTATTTGAATTACAAAACTGCATGAAGAAGCCTATACATACATGCACCGATTCAGAAGTCCGGAGAGTATACTATGCGAAATACCTAATGAGCGGCGCAGTACCAACTGTCTTTCGCGAGCCATTACATGGGGTGGACATTAAAACGACGCAAACCTTTATCACTATGCTGGAAAAGTTCAAGGAGCAGCACATCCCTGTCCTCATCCTTGTTTCGAATATGGAACATGCTCTCCTGCTTGGCGATATTGCTTATAAGCTGCAGCAAAGCGGTTTGCAACCAATTGAGCTTGAGGAAGATGAAGTTCAACAAGATAAGACTTCCTTCCAAGCACCAGCGAGTGCCAATTTGTTTAAGGTCCCGGCAAAAGTGGATGATAAGATGATTTTGTTTGATCCTTTGGAAATTGACTACATTGAAAGTCAGGATGGAAAAGCGATGATGGTGATTAATGATGCTTCTTATCCAATGGAAAGTACACTTTCAGAAATCGAGAAAAAATTAGAGGTTTACGGATTTTATCGCTGCCACCGATCCTATATCGTTAACTTACAAAAGGTCCGAGAAATTATTACATGGTCCAAAAATACGTATTCCCTCCGAATGGATAATAGATCACAGTCAACGATCCCTTTATCACGAACGAAAATACAGGACATTCAGGAAAAATTCAGTCTGAAATAG